In the genome of Pirellulales bacterium, the window TTCTTCGCGGCGTCAGCGGCCTTGCTGGCGGCGTCGAGCACCGCATCGCCGGCCGCAGCGGCGGCATCGCCCACCGCGTCGACCGTTTCGCCGGCTTTGGTCGCGGCGTCGTCGGCCGCGGCCTTCACCTCGTCGGTCGCCTTTTCCAAGTCGGACTTGGCGCCTTCGCAACCCACGGTCATCGCCAGACCGAACATGAGCAGCATCGCTGCGCTAAACAAACTTCGCATGCAACTATCTCCTTCAACAAAAGTCGCCCGGCTGGCGGAATATCAACGATGCGCGATCCTACGCGAGTCGCCCAACCGGGCCCAATATCTTACTTGGCGGAACGCCGCAGCATATCCAGTCCCTGCTGCAGCCAGCTATTCTCAGGCATCTTGCCGTCGGGGGTCAACTGGTCGATCAGCGCGGGGAGCAGTTCGGACAATTTGGCGCTGAGCTGTTCTTTGGCTTCGCCGGTCTCGGCCGCCATGTGATGGAGCTTTTCGCCGAAGGCGTCTTCGACCTCGCGCGGCGAGATTGGCTGGTTGGGTCCGGAACCGATCCAGGAGGAGATCACATCGCCGAGGCCACGTTCTTGAAATTGCTTGACGAGGCCAGCCAGACCGTCGCCACTTTGCAACATGCCGGCGACTTGCCGCAGGGATTCGGGCTGGGCGCCGCACTTGGCGGCAAACGATTCGAGCAGTTCATTGAGCGAATTCTGGGCCGTGCTCATGGGAGACTCCCGCGAAAGAGAAGAAGCGAAACGCCGTGGATACAAGCGCCGCTCCGGCGACACAACTACTGGCCCGATGCACTGCCGCCGGGGCGTCGCTAAAGAGTGGTTATACATCCACGATCAGCTAATGGAATCCAGCGGGCGAAAAAGATCGCCGGCTGGCCACTGACCGGCGAGCGGCGCTTGATTGTGAGGCAGCGCCGCGACTTGTAGAATAACGGCCCCGCTGGGAGCGCCCCAGCGTCTTATCCGCCGCAGTTCGAGGAGCACCTTGCCCCCGATCGTCGCTGAATCGCTGATCATCTTCGCACTGGTGTTGGCCAACGGTTTCTTCGCCGGGGCGGAGATCGCCATCATTGCGGCGCGACGCGGACGCCTGAAACAGCAGGCCGAGGCGGGCGATCGCGGATCGCGGATTGCGCTCGAGCTGGCCGAGAACCCCAATCGCTTTCTGTCGACCGTGCAGGTTGGCATCACGCTGGTGGGCACGCTGGCGGCCGCGTTCGGCGGCGCCGAACTGGCCCCGCTCGTCGCCCAGCATCTCAACGTGCAAAAGGTGAACTTCTGGGGCATCAGAGGCGAGACGCTGAGCCTGGGGCTGGTGGTGATGGGGCTGGCGTATTTTCAACTGGTGCTCGGCGAGTTGGTGCCGAAGCGATTCGCGCTGCGACATGCCGAATCGCTCGCGCGGATCGTGGCGCTGCCGATGCGGTTTGTCGAATCGGCCGCCAAGCCATTGGTGTGGTTCATGGGGCGATCGACCGATGTGGCGCTGGCGCTGATCGGGGCGCACAAGGCGCCCAACGTCTCGGTGCAGATCGAAGATATCCAACATCTGATCAAGACGGGCACGGCCGAAGGAGTGCTCGACCTGTCGGAACAGCAAGTGGCGCTCGAAGCGCTGCAATTGGGAGAACGCCCGGTGCGCGACGTGATGCGGCCGCGCATCGAACTCGACGCGCTGGACATCGACACCCCGGCCGAGGAGGTGATCGGCACGGTGGCAATGGCAGGCTTCTCGCGCCTGCCGGTGTACGAGGGGGACCTCGATCATGTGCTGGGGTACGTGCACATCAAAGACCTGTTCCGCCAGCAGTACCTCGGTTGGCCGATTAATCTGCGCAAGTTGTTGCGGCCGGCGCTGTTTGTGCCCGAGACGTTGCCGCTCGATCGGTTGCTCAAGTTGTTTCAAGAGGAGCATACGCAACTGGCGCTGGTGCTCGACGAGTACGGTGGCACCGAAGGGATGGTGACGCTCGAAGACGTGGTGCAGGAGTTGGTGGGCGAAATCCACGACGAACATCACCGCGACGAACAGCAATCGATCGTGCGGCGGCCCGATGGGTCGTGGCTGGTCGATGGCCGCGTGAGCATCGACGAGATGATCGAGCGGCTGGAACTGAAAGTGGAATTACCAGACGAGCGGGGGTACAGCACCGTGGCGGGCTTGATATTGGATGAACTGGGCGCCATTCCGAAAGTAGGCGAACGGCTTACCTGGCAAGGGGTGTCGCTGGAAGTGATCGATATGGACGGCCCACGGATCGATCGCGTACTGGTGCATGCCGCGGTGGAATCTCCGGGGGACGGCAGCGGCAAGGCGATTGAGCCGGGAGATGGGTGAGAAAGTGGCTGGTGGCTGGTGGTTAGTGGTTAGTGATGAGGGGGAAGAAAAAACGCCGAGTCGCCAAGTCGCGGAGCCACACGA includes:
- a CDS encoding hemolysin family protein; translated protein: MPPIVAESLIIFALVLANGFFAGAEIAIIAARRGRLKQQAEAGDRGSRIALELAENPNRFLSTVQVGITLVGTLAAAFGGAELAPLVAQHLNVQKVNFWGIRGETLSLGLVVMGLAYFQLVLGELVPKRFALRHAESLARIVALPMRFVESAAKPLVWFMGRSTDVALALIGAHKAPNVSVQIEDIQHLIKTGTAEGVLDLSEQQVALEALQLGERPVRDVMRPRIELDALDIDTPAEEVIGTVAMAGFSRLPVYEGDLDHVLGYVHIKDLFRQQYLGWPINLRKLLRPALFVPETLPLDRLLKLFQEEHTQLALVLDEYGGTEGMVTLEDVVQELVGEIHDEHHRDEQQSIVRRPDGSWLVDGRVSIDEMIERLELKVELPDERGYSTVAGLILDELGAIPKVGERLTWQGVSLEVIDMDGPRIDRVLVHAAVESPGDGSGKAIEPGDG
- a CDS encoding YidB family protein — encoded protein: MSTAQNSLNELLESFAAKCGAQPESLRQVAGMLQSGDGLAGLVKQFQERGLGDVISSWIGSGPNQPISPREVEDAFGEKLHHMAAETGEAKEQLSAKLSELLPALIDQLTPDGKMPENSWLQQGLDMLRRSAK